GGCCAAGGCGATCGATCGTATCAACGCAGTGGCCGAGCGGCTGCCCATCGATGCGGTGGAAGTCACCACCAAGGGATTTCGAACCCCGGAATACGAGATCGACGCGATTCCTTTTCCCAAAGTGGCCACCGACGATTCCCATACCCGGCAGGGATGCGGGCGGGCCTGGGTGGAAATGGACTGCGCCAGGGATAAAGACAGCATTATCCGGGCGATCAAGAACAACGCATTCTGGAACTGTTATGCCGGCTGACCCATCGTCGTCAGCCGCGTAAGCCGGAAGATCGAGAGCAAAGAAGCCGACTGGATGCCGGTGTCGCAACCCATCCAAGAAAACTTCTCACATAGTTTCGTTTAATCACCAATAGAGAAAAGAAGCGTTAAAGGATTCGATCGGTCAAGCCTTGTCGGCCGACAGCCGGCTTTGAATTTTCGAATCCCAATTTCACAATCCCCTAATGATCAAGGAGGATCGCTGCCATGGCAAGACGAGTTGGCATTTGTGCGGTGGCACAAACCACCTATGAACCGGACAAATGGTACGAACGTTTCCAGGGTATGGCCCTGGAAGTGCTCGAATCGCTCCAGGAGCAGACCGGCGTTGACTTCTCACCCGGCAAGGGCATCGGCATGTCCATCAACGTTTCGGACGACATTTTCGACGCCCGAACCATTTCAGACAACGGTATGACCGATGTCCTCGGCGCCCATTTCGGATGCGAAGAGAAGATCGCCCAGGAAGGCATCCAGGCCCTTTATTACGGCATGGCCGCCATTCAGTCGGGACACGAGGATGTGGTGCTGATCATCGGCCATTGCAAGGAATCTCAGTGTGCCAGCCGCAACATGGTCACCCATGTGGCCTTTGATCCTTTTTACACTAGACCGGTGGGGCTGGATTTCTGCGCTGCCGCCGGGCTGCAGGCCCAGGCCTATGCAGACAAGGCCGGCATCACCGAGGAGCAGTTGGCCGAGGTCGTGGTTCGCTGCCGCGCCAACGCGTTGAAGAACGACCGGCTGCCGACGGCAGCGGCGGTAACGGCCGACCAGGTGCTGGCATCGCCCATGCTGGCCGATCCGATCCGTGAGCTGCACGCCTACCCGGTTTCCGACGGTGCCGTCGGGATGCTGCTGGTGGCCGAAGACCGCGTGAAAGACTTCACCGACACGCCGGTCTGGATCACCGGGGTGGGCAACTGCATGGATTCCTTCTTTTTGGGCGACCGGGACCTGTCTTCCAA
This window of the uncultured Desulfosarcina sp. genome carries:
- a CDS encoding thiolase family protein, which gives rise to MARRVGICAVAQTTYEPDKWYERFQGMALEVLESLQEQTGVDFSPGKGIGMSINVSDDIFDARTISDNGMTDVLGAHFGCEEKIAQEGIQALYYGMAAIQSGHEDVVLIIGHCKESQCASRNMVTHVAFDPFYTRPVGLDFCAAAGLQAQAYADKAGITEEQLAEVVVRCRANALKNDRLPTAAAVTADQVLASPMLADPIRELHAYPVSDGAVGMLLVAEDRVKDFTDTPVWITGVGNCMDSFFLGDRDLSSNFALKQAAKRAYGRAGIDDPKTAFDVVEVSDFYAYQQPMWLEGLGICDGGTGGLAASAGTAGKAVINPSGGSLAGSPLILGGLVRAAEASLQLMGKANGHQVNNAATALAHGVMGPAGQFHSVVTLARD